A stretch of DNA from Candidatus Poribacteria bacterium:
CCAGAGACTTTGGTGGACGTGCATTCCGGAACCGTTGTCTTGGAAGAGGGGTTTCGGCATGAAAGTCGCGACGAGATTGTTTTCGCGCGCCACGTTCTTGATGATGTACTTATACAACGCCATCTTATCGCCAGTCGCGGTTAATTCACCAAATCGGATGTCGATTTCCCCTTGACCCGCGGTTCCCACTTCATGGTGGTGAACTTCCACATCAACACCTGCTTCCATCAACTTCAGACAGATTTCGGAACGGAGGTCTTGAAGTGTATCGGAAGGCGGTACTGGGAAGTAACCTTCTTTGTAACGCGGTTTGTAACCAAGGTTCGGGTTTTCTTCACGTCCCGAATTCCAGCTACCCTCAACAGAATCGACAGAATAGAACCCAGAATGTTGGTTCTGCCCGTAACGGATATCGTTCAGGAGATAGAATTCTGCTTCAGGACCCCAGTAGCTCGTATCCGCTATTCCAGTGGATTGGAGATACGCTTCTGCCTTCTGTGCGATATGTCGGACGTCGCGCGTATAGTTCTCCAACGTGATCGGATCTTTGATGTTACACGTGATGCTTAGCGTCGGCACCTTGCAGACTGGATCAATGAGGGCAGTCGATGGGTCGGGAAAGAGCAACATGTCGCTCTCGTTAATTGCCTGGAAACCACGGATACTTGAACCGTCAAAACCGCAACCTTCTTCAAACAGGTCTTCTGTCAACTCCTCTGCCATAAGCGAAAAATGTTGCCACATCCCCGGCAGATCCGTGAATTTCAGGTCGACTATCTTTATATCGTTGTCTTTTGCAAGTGCAACCACCTCACTTGGTGTCATTACATATCCTCCTAAGTTCGGCTAAGTTGAAACCGAAACTTGCTATCAAAAATCAAAACTTTCTCGATCCAAGGACCGAGACTACAATCTGATAAAACGGGGTCAGGAAAACGCGGCACAAAAGCCTTGATCGTCCTAAACCCGTTTCGATAACTCAGAAAAATGTCCTAACTCCGTCAACTGAACGTGCAACTCATACCACTTGACGAGTGTCTTACTGATTGGTTAAGCAAAATTTGTGCCAATCAACTGTAATCGGACAGGGGATAACATTCATTGACGAAAATAGGTTAATTCTCGTGTGAAATCACGAGACACAGAGGGCAAAGCGAGAGAGGGAGCCTGAACGTATTGCTGCCACGATTTTTTTCTTCATACCGATCATAAGCATTCCAAGATATTGCTAAATTATTAGGCATGGCATTGCCCGTTTTTTGCGCGCAGCTGCAGAGGCACGCCATCGCGATGATCGTGATCGCGTGGCCTCCGAGTCCCAACCCTAAAGATCACTGCTACCCAGAACGCGACCGTGAGGTCGCTCCTACGAAAATTCAACATCTTTGGCAAAACGGCTCGTCTCTGGACCGTCTTGTCCGGCGTATTTGTTCGCAGGTTTGAGTTGATACGGCACATGGGCACTCGAAGACAGCTGCGCAAATGTGAACGCACAGATCCGCATACCCGGATATAACTTGACCGGCATACGACCGAGATTCCCTAACTCCAACGTTGGAATGCCGATCCAACCCGGATCAAACAGTCCCGCAGTGCTATGGACGATAATACCGAGCCGTCCCAAACTACTTCTGCCTTCAAGCCGTGCCAGCACATCGTCTGCTAATTCAAGGGTTTCCTGCGTTGCCGCCAAGACAAACTCACCCGGCTGCATCGTGAAGGCGTCCCCATCAGGGACATCGACCCGCCGCATCAGGTCGTTGATATCAATCTCTGCACGTAGATCAATGTATGGGTATTTGCTATGTTCAAACACACGAAAGGTATTGCTCAATCTGAAGTCGATGGAGCAGCTACCGAGCTGTGTGTCCAAGTCGGGCGCAGGGGTGATTTTGATCTTCCCCTTCTTCATATAGTGGATAATATCTTTATCTGATAAGAACATTGTTTACTTCTACAACCTTCCCTACTGCTCTGGCAAAAAATCCTCTGGGGCGATACCACGATAGGCGTAGTCTAAAAGGTTCACAGGATGCATCGCTTTCATGGATAATCCATGCTTTTGGATCCCGAGTTGAATCTGGAGTAAGCAACCCGGATTCCCAGTCGCGATGATGTCCGCATCGGTTTCGGCGATATGCGTCATCTTGCGTTCTAAAATTTCCTGTGACAGTTCGGGTTGTGTGATGTTATAGATGCCAGCACTCCCGCAACACCATTCGGATTCGGTCAATTCAATCAACTCCAACCCAGGTATCGCTTGGAGAACCTTACGCGGTTGCGCTTGGACGCTTTGTCCATGAAGGAGATGGCACGGTTCATCGTAGGTAACGCGCCTTTCAATTTTTCCTCTCGGCGCGACCATCTCGATCTCTGCTAAAAATTCGCTGATGTCTCGCATCTTATGGCTGAAGCGTTCTGCTTTCTCCGCATAAGCCGCATCGTGTTCTAAAAGTGCCTCGTATTCCTTGAGCGTCGCACCACAGCCAGCGGAATTGATGATGATCGCGTCTAAGTTCTCCGTTTCAAATGCATCAATGTTCTGCTGAGCAAGAGATGAAGCGACATCTCGCACGCCGTTGTGGAGATGTAATGCACCGCAACACGTCTGTTGGCGCGGGGTAACCACTTCACAGCCATTTTGTGCTAACACCCGAATGGTTGCGACGTTCGTCTCAGTGAAGACTTGGTTCATGATACACCCGGGTATGAATCCGACGCGATATCGGGTTTCACCTTCCGCAGGTGTAATGTCGCGTATCGTGTATTTCAATTGCGGTGGTGGGATCTTCGGGAGTAATGATTCCATCTGCCCGAGTTGTCCCATCAGTTTCAGGATCCCCGTTTTTTGAACGAGCCATCGGATACCGAGTCGCTGGTAGAGCCACATCAATTCAAAGATCAGATCCAACCGTTCTTTATTCGGTAGAATTTGTTTAAAGACCAAGTTCGTCCAGAATCGGTAAGCTGCGGAGCGGGGGGCATTCTGTTCATAGATAGCGCGTGCCTGCTCAAGCAGTTCACCAAAGTGGACACCTGAAGGGCAGGCTGTTTCACACGCCCGACAGTCTAAGCACCTGTAGATGTATTCTGACCAGTCCTCGTTGAGCGGAGTGGCATCTTCATCCTTGAAGGCGCTCCCCATGAGATATAATCTACCCCTTGGTGAATCCGTTTCTAAACCTAATTCTCGATAGGTTGGGCAGGTTGGCAGACAGAGTCCGCAGTGTGTACAGGCATCCCACTTCTTCCAACTAAAGGACTCTACGCCGATAAGCGGTTGTGTTTGTTGATTCGACATATATTACGAAGTCGTGACCCCCTCGTTAAGGCTCCCAGAACGATACCCTTGCAGGTCGAGCGCGACATGCGTATATCCGAGTGTTTTGAAGTGCGAACTGATGTCGTGGCGCACGGTTTTTGAAAGCATCCGCGAAATCTCCTCCGCTTCGAGTTCAATACGGGCGAGATCGCCGTGGTGTCGGACACGGAATTGACGGATCCCTAAATCATAGAGAAATTGCTCGGCGGCATCTACCTGTCGCAGCAGTTCACGGGTGATACGCATGCCGTAAGGGAACCGTGAGGAGAGGCAGGCAAATGCAGGTTTGTCCCATGTTGGAAGGTCCCACACCTTTGAAATCTCGCGAATCTCTGCTTTGGTCAGATTGACATCAATCAAGGGTGCTTGGATGCCCATCTGTTTCGCAGCATCCATCCCTGGGCGATGGTCCCCGACATCGTCCGGGATTGCGCCGTAGACAATCGTTCCCACGTCGTATTTTTCAGCAATCGGACGTAACTTATCGAACAACTCCGTTTTGCAGAAAAAACACCGGTTCGTCGGGTTGCTCGCGTAGCCTTCCAATTCTAATTCTTGCGTGTGGACGGTTTCAAAGCGGATCCCGATCTGTTTGGCAATATCTTGCGCGGCTTTCATTTCTCGGATCGGATAGGAATCTGAAATGGCAGTAACGGCGAGAGCGTTCTTACCGAGGGCGTGTTGTGCCGCCTCTGCAAGAAACGTGCTATCAACACCGCCAGAAAATGCAACGATGACCTTCTCATACGCACGCAAGCACGCATAGAGGCCGTCCAATTTTGTTTGTAGGATAGATTCAAGTTTCTGTTTTGGCATAAACTGCTCAATATGGAACGGCACGACAGAGCGTGCCTATTACTTTTAAGAAGGGTGCTGAGCCTGTTGCAGTCTCAGTAGTTCATCGCCCAGCAGACGACGCTTCAATCCGCTGATCCGGTCAATAAAAAGTACACCATTGAGGTGGTCTATTTCGTGTAGCAGAACACGAGCGAGTAAGCCATCGGCTTCAATATGGATGGATTCACGCTCGGCATTAATCCCCTCAACGACAATTCGCTCTGGACGTTTCACATCAGCCGTTACATCCGGGATGCTGAGACATCCTTCCTCGGCAACAATTTCTCCCTCAGAACTGAGAATTTCGGGGTTAAACAGCACCAGCGGTTCATATACCTCATCCTCAACTTCACCGATGTTGACAATGAGAAGTCTCTTCAAAACACCGACTTGCGTTGCAGCGAGCCCAATCCCATTACCTGTAGCCTCGAGCGTCATCAACATCTGTTCAGCGAGTTGGCGTTCTGCTTCTGTAATCTCTGCAACCGGTTTGGCTCTTTTACGAAGGACTGGATCGCCATAATAGCGCAGCTGCAAGGGGGTTGTCTCACGCAGGATTAAGTTATCTTCTCCATTCACGTCCGAAGCATCGACGTTTCTGGGCTTTCTTTTACGTTTCGGCATGTGTTAGGAAGTTCTCCGTTTTTGGTGTATCTCCACGAAAACAACATTCAATTATGGTAGCACTTCTTGCAGATTCTGTCAAGCAAAAAGTTTTACTTATCAGAGGCATTCAGTTTTCAGCAGTCAGCCATCAGCGGTCAGAAGGCGAGGTTGGGGCAAAAGAGGCGTTGGGATTCGGAGGTCCTACGCAAAAAGGGAAATCACATCAAGGTGCTGGCATAAGGTAGAGATAGAAGCCTTCATCATCAACGATTGAACCTATGAATTCCGTTAAAAGATTAAGGTTATGCTGGGCAATCAGTTCTGGGTCTAAAGCGCGGTTCATGATAATAAGAATATCCTGAGAGGTCTGGGTCCGCAGGGTGTTTGCTTGCTCAATGACGTGCGTGTCCGGAATATCAACATCCGGCATGCGGACGTTATCCCATCTGACAAAAGAACCCGGACGATTGCCGTGTACATAATGAATTTCATCTTTTTCGAGGTATCCAACAATGGTGCTGGCGGCGTAATCTATCTCACCGACCATCTGCATATCTTGCATGTCGTTCGCGCTGATGTATTCAGCTACCTGTTTCCCGTATGAGAAGACGTGTCGATGCTCCAATACAATGGCGGTTATACCGCCGATGAAATGACAGATAAAGATGAAGGTAAAAAACGGGGAGAACAACCGTTGTGGTAATCCGTTGAGAATTTTGGATCGAAGGTCTATCTCAGGGCAGGCTTTATGAATCCAACCTGTCATTAGGAGTGTGATAAACAGGAATCCGTGGTGCCGCATGCTACCGTAATACTTGATGTAAAAAAAGGATAAAAGTCCAAACATCGCCACGAGATATATGAGGAGTGCAGTCGGACGCTTGAGGAATAACAACACGCCGCAAAGCATCAAAAGAAAACAGAACGGGATTTGAATGAATTGGAAGACGCGGTACGTTTCTAATTGGTGCTTGTTCCAAAAATTAAGTGAGAATTCGGGAATCGGGAGAAAAGCACGAGAAATGAGATGAATCACCTTACTGAACTCTTCCGATTCATAGGCAAACTTCCATTCCACAGCGAACCCTGTATCGGGTGGAGGCATGACTTGTAAAACCGAGGTCGTAATACCGATGCCAATGAGAACGAACCCGATCCAAACGGCTCGTTTATCTTTTTCAGTCTCGCTTTCTTGGATAAAGGGGGTTAGGCGGCAACAGTGACAGACATATTCGCAGCAGAGCGCGACGCCTACGGCTATCGTGAGAATTAAGGCATGGACACTCGTATGTGCAAGCAGAAATAGCACGCAACCCATGGAAATAAAGCGTTTGTAACGCTCCTTGAAAAGGAGGCAGAGGACCG
This window harbors:
- the glnA gene encoding type I glutamate--ammonia ligase, which translates into the protein MTPSEVVALAKDNDIKIVDLKFTDLPGMWQHFSLMAEELTEDLFEEGCGFDGSSIRGFQAINESDMLLFPDPSTALIDPVCKVPTLSITCNIKDPITLENYTRDVRHIAQKAEAYLQSTGIADTSYWGPEAEFYLLNDIRYGQNQHSGFYSVDSVEGSWNSGREENPNLGYKPRYKEGYFPVPPSDTLQDLRSEICLKLMEAGVDVEVHHHEVGTAGQGEIDIRFGELTATGDKMALYKYIIKNVARENNLVATFMPKPLFQDNGSGMHVHQSLWKNGKNIFYDPQGYSLLSEDALYYIGGLLTHARSLCAIIAPTTNSYKRLVPGYEAPVNIAYSQRNRSACVRIPVYSKSEKGKRIEFRTPDPSCNSYLAFSALLLAGLDGIQNRIHPGDPLDKDLYDLEPEELADIESTPVSLGDSLDALEEDHEYLLKGDVFTQDVLDTWIDYKRENEVDAINMRPHPYEFFLYHDI
- a CDS encoding dCTP deaminase, producing the protein MFLSDKDIIHYMKKGKIKITPAPDLDTQLGSCSIDFRLSNTFRVFEHSKYPYIDLRAEIDINDLMRRVDVPDGDAFTMQPGEFVLAATQETLELADDVLARLEGRSSLGRLGIIVHSTAGLFDPGWIGIPTLELGNLGRMPVKLYPGMRICAFTFAQLSSSAHVPYQLKPANKYAGQDGPETSRFAKDVEFS
- a CDS encoding 4Fe-4S dicluster domain-containing protein gives rise to the protein MSNQQTQPLIGVESFSWKKWDACTHCGLCLPTCPTYRELGLETDSPRGRLYLMGSAFKDEDATPLNEDWSEYIYRCLDCRACETACPSGVHFGELLEQARAIYEQNAPRSAAYRFWTNLVFKQILPNKERLDLIFELMWLYQRLGIRWLVQKTGILKLMGQLGQMESLLPKIPPPQLKYTIRDITPAEGETRYRVGFIPGCIMNQVFTETNVATIRVLAQNGCEVVTPRQQTCCGALHLHNGVRDVASSLAQQNIDAFETENLDAIIINSAGCGATLKEYEALLEHDAAYAEKAERFSHKMRDISEFLAEIEMVAPRGKIERRVTYDEPCHLLHGQSVQAQPRKVLQAIPGLELIELTESEWCCGSAGIYNITQPELSQEILERKMTHIAETDADIIATGNPGCLLQIQLGIQKHGLSMKAMHPVNLLDYAYRGIAPEDFLPEQ
- the larE gene encoding ATP-dependent sacrificial sulfur transferase LarE → MPKQKLESILQTKLDGLYACLRAYEKVIVAFSGGVDSTFLAEAAQHALGKNALAVTAISDSYPIREMKAAQDIAKQIGIRFETVHTQELELEGYASNPTNRCFFCKTELFDKLRPIAEKYDVGTIVYGAIPDDVGDHRPGMDAAKQMGIQAPLIDVNLTKAEIREISKVWDLPTWDKPAFACLSSRFPYGMRITRELLRQVDAAEQFLYDLGIRQFRVRHHGDLARIELEAEEISRMLSKTVRHDISSHFKTLGYTHVALDLQGYRSGSLNEGVTTS
- the def gene encoding peptide deformylase encodes the protein MPKRKRKPRNVDASDVNGEDNLILRETTPLQLRYYGDPVLRKRAKPVAEITEAERQLAEQMLMTLEATGNGIGLAATQVGVLKRLLIVNIGEVEDEVYEPLVLFNPEILSSEGEIVAEEGCLSIPDVTADVKRPERIVVEGINAERESIHIEADGLLARVLLHEIDHLNGVLFIDRISGLKRRLLGDELLRLQQAQHPS